The following proteins come from a genomic window of Pichia kudriavzevii chromosome 1, complete sequence:
- a CDS encoding uncharacterized protein (PKUD0A07780; similar to Saccharomyces cerevisiae YAR035W (YAT1); ancestral locus Anc_3.176), which produces MTFQHQKELKKLPIPPLEDTLSRYLEVLEPLQTHEEHLKTQKACEEFIKSSGPILQQQLIQYSKARDSYIEQFWFDSYLNYDSPVVLNLNPFIMIEDDPIPGECNWIHRGTQLTCSTLRFIHALRNKILPVDYLKGGVPLDMDQYLRLFGSARIPTQNGCVLQTDRNSRHMVVIVNSQFYWFNVLDEENNLILTPEQIRMNLKTIIEDSQSTSAAEIAKSSFGILTTENRKIWSGLRNNLKADKTNRQILKTIDSALFCLVLDDVEIGEDLDQLSQNFLCGRSKLEDGIQVGTCTNRWYDKLQLIITKDGKSGINFEHTGVDGHTVLRFASDIYTDSILRFARTINKDSPSIFNEEAKVTQIVDTEPPRKLEWNLTNDLSLALRFAETRLSDLIHQNEFSTLYFDKFGMERIKKMGMSPDAFVQMSFQLTYYSLYGKVECTYEPAMTKKFLHGRTEAIRTVSQESNEFVTKFLSDDVDSKTKVDLLKAACKKHSLRTRECSNGLGQDRHLYALFCIWKRYYGDSLSDRNNLSNDDDDDDDNDDTSSNASTINFGDLPQTVDSIETLKKIPSIFADEGWDKLNTTIISTSNCGNPSLKVFGFGPVSENGFGLGYIIKDNKISICASSKHRQTSRFTSSLETTLTLMEKTYREAHETSSQELKVSSPKSKEISKLLGGYPSYTVESNSDSIKSKDFEHPERTLFSDADIGRKLRLAEY; this is translated from the coding sequence ATGACATTCCAACACCAAAAAGAACTTAAAAAACTTCCAATCCCCCCATTGGAAGATACGCTATCCCGCTATCTTGAGGTCTTGGAACCATTACAAACTCACGAAGAACACttgaaaacacaaaaagCATGTGAAGAGTTTATTAAATCATCAGGTCCAATTTTACAACAGCAATTGATTCAATATTCCAAGGCCAGAGATTCATACATCGAGCAATTCTGGTTTGATTCTTATCTCAACTACGATTCACCAGTTGTTTTGAACTTGAACCCTTTTATTATGATTGAAGATGATCCTATTCCTGGTGAATGTAATTGGATTCATAGAGGTACACAGTTAACTTGCTCGACTTTGAGATTTATCCATGCTTTAAGAAATAAAATCTTGCCAGTTGATTATTTAAAAGGCGGTGTACCTTTAGACATGGATCAATATTTGAGGCTTTTTGGATCAGCAAGAATTCCAACCCAAAACGGTTGCGTTTTGCAAACCGACCGGAACTCTAGACATATGGTGGTCATTGTTAATTCACAATTCTATTGGTTCAATGTTTTGGATGAGGAGAACAATTTAATCTTAACTCCCGAACAGATCAGAATGAACTTGAAGACAATCATAGAAGATTCTCAATCGACCAGTGCTGCAGAGATTGCTAAATCATCTTTTGGTATCCTAACTActgaaaatagaaaaatcTGGTCTGGATTGAGAAATAATTTAAAGGCTGATAAGACTAACAGacaaatcttgaaaactATTGATTCTGCCCTATTTTGTCTTGTCTTGGACGATGTTGAGATTGGCGAAGACTTGGATCAGCTTTCTCAGAATTTCCTTTGCGGTAGAAGTAAGTTGGAAGATGGTATTCAAGTTGGTACTTGTACTAATCGTTGGTACGATAAATTGCAGTTAATCATTACTAAAGATGGCAAATCCGGTATTAACTTTGAGCACACCGGTGTCGATGGCCACACGGTCTTAAGATTTGCTAGTGATATTTACACTGATTCAATTTTAAGGTTTGCAAGGACTATCAATAAGGACTCTCCTTCTATTTTTAATGAAGAAGCCAAAGTTACTCAAATAGTTGATACTGAACCTCCACGGAAATTGGAATGGAATTTAACAAATGATTTAAGTTTAGCATTAAGATTCGCAGAAACCAGATTGTCTGATTTAATCCACCAAAATGAATTTTCAACTCtatattttgataaatttggCATggaaagaatcaaaaagatGGGTATGTCCCCAGATGCTTTTGTCCAAATGAGTTTTCAATTAACATACTACTCACTATATGGTAAAGTTGAATGTACATACGAGCCGGCAATGAcgaaaaagtttttacaTGGTAGAACAGAAGCGATTCGAACTGTTTCACAAGAGTCCAATGAATTTGTAACCAAGTTTTTATCAGACGATGTTGATTCAAAGACCAAGGTAGACTTACTAAAGGCTGCATGCAAGAAGCATTCTTTGAGAACTAGAGAATGTTCCAATGGCTTGGGCCAGGACAGACATCTATATGCCCTATTTTGTATCTGGAAAAGATACTATGGTGATTCATTGAGTGATAGGAATAATCTAtctaatgatgatgatgatgatgatgataacgATGACACATCATCAAATGCAAGTACTATCAATTTTGGCGATTTACCGCAAACTGTTGATTCCATTgaaactttgaagaagatccCGTCAATTTTTGCGGATGAAGGTTGGGATAAACTTAACACTACAATAATATCTACTTCTAATTGTGGTAATCCTTCTTTGAAGGTATTTGGGTTTGGTCCGGTCTCTGAAAATGGTTTTGGTTTAGGTTATATTATAAAAGACAATAAAATAAGTATCTGTGCGTCTTCTAAACATAGACAGACATCAAGATTCACATCCAGTTTAGAAACCACGCTGACGTTGATGGAGAAAACATACAGAGAGGCACACGAGACAAGTTCACAGGAATTGAAGGTATCATCTCCAAAGAGTAAGGAAATCTCAAAATTGCTAGGGGGTTACCCAAGTTACACTGTAGAGTCGAACTCAGATTCCATCAAATCTAAAGATTTTGAACATCCTGAAAGAACGTTATTTTCTGATGCTGATATTGGACGTAAATTACGCCTTGCTGAATATTAA
- a CDS encoding uncharacterized protein (PKUD0A07790; similar to Saccharomyces cerevisiae YLL004W (ORC3); ancestral locus Anc_5.213) translates to MSGKEFIDSQKIIYELKPTSHRYISELPLGAKEARQLNDVELKKVNGIPFIRLLGGKEPLNNVRIRYELYQKNWKRQMDAINAVLLKTDRFKFRNLRKFLESEVHATNDARLTTALLNLGSNISNHDRLLNSVCRYLREDSKVCLVKINPNVDFNIQRIIKRIEDTIAYKLHESSRKRSKNSKGANKRKIVDIELEDQKEEEDDKIEYTEIKDDDDTNSESETEFAEIDEEKLINDFDLIPRKSARSKFEDIEDLLEVCHNRGIKLMVLIQNADAMSSIIMAQTLSILCRFKTITDTTCVIGISTPFIIFQEKISKVMLGKLRTHSFAVDNSNEAINQIMEDLLLNINETYNSLIFEPKLILKFLNRRDVMSIQQFTNYMKMIYMRHYYSQPLSVFWTNDFSKIDLKKIYFEIFKTLPSVIENSGELDRKYLLGIAENNVEVIGNLLRKHLNKLINWRYNFRNIIDFLNFAQASMLETKIWNNNLELFQLLFEKYYELRDSEDNWNQYGDYEELLEDENEGLTNNESPQKSGRRKKRENRLNAKISPSVLLAFLNPLWESIEKEGNEGKVSSFHEQLCNDHQFDFIKRHKAFPAKLSFKVGEVKRLVEGVKSALRDHVCELDLDYQSFREICVVKDDMIEKIHDAFEPTIRENCLRNLDDCGEILFNASHWDMRDEGMNEDQLQMKRLDVEMFHIVEPILCEMYRIFKETGVSSNIYDFYQVFKNSIIRRKEMISIMKEKLAKYEGKFDDEEYEKMLRVMDTLEVEAELGVDEEWDKVTLAWFLKSLSEFQMLGLLREGNSKSQTIEKVIWRGI, encoded by the coding sequence ATGTCTGGGAAAGAATTTATAGATTCACAGAAGATCATATATGAGCTGAAACCCACTAGCCATAGATATATAAGTGAGTTACCATTAGGGGCAAAAGAGGCACGACAGTTAAATGATGttgagttgaagaaggtaaaTGGTATTCCATTTATCAGGCTCTTAGGGGGTAAAGAGCCGTTGAATAATGTCCGCATTAGGTATGAACTGTACCagaagaattggaaaagaCAGATGGATGCAATCAACGCCGTCCTATTAAAAACAGATAGGTTTAAGTTCAGaaatttgaggaaattTTTAGAATCTGAAGTTCATGCAACCAACGACGCCCGGCTAACTACTGCCTTATTAAACTTGGGGTCAAACATATCAAATCATGACCGTCTATTGAATAGCGTGTGTAGATATCTTAGAGAGGACAGTAAAGTCTGTTTAGTGAAAATTAATCCaaatgttgatttcaatattcaACGAATCATAAAGAGGATTGAAGACACAATTGCCTATAAATTACATGAGAGCAGCAGgaaaagaagcaaaaattcaaagggTGCCAATAAGAGGAAAATAGTTGATATAGAGTTGGAAgatcaaaaagaagaggaagatgataaaattgaatatACAGAAATCAAAGACGATGATGACACCAACAGTGAATCAGAGACCGAATTCGCcgaaattgatgaagaaaaactaatcaatgattttgacCTAATCCCAAGGAAGAGTGCAAGGAGTAAGTTCGAGGACATTGAGGACCTTTTAGAAGTTTGTCACAATAGAGGTATCAAGTTAATGGTTCTGATTCAAAATGCTGATGCAATGAGTTCGATTATAATGGCCCAAACGTTAAGCATATTATGTCGATTCAAAACTATTACTGACACAACATGTGTTATTGGGATCTCTACACCatttataatttttcaagagaaaatttcCAAAGTGATGCTTGGTAAACTAAGGACACATAGTTTTGCGGTTGACAATTCCAATGAGGCAATTAATCAAATCATGGAAgatttattattaaatatcaatgaaacCTAtaattcattgatttttgaGCCTAaattaatattgaaattcTTGAACCGGCGTGATGTAATGAGTATTCAGCAATTTACCAATTatatgaaaatgatatatATGAGACACTATTACAGTCAGCCATTATCTGTTTTCTGGACTAATGATTTCAGTAAGATCGATCTAAAGAAGATATACTTTGAGATCTTCAAGACTTTGCCATCTGTTATTGAGAATAGTGGAGAACTGGACAGGAAATATCTATTAGGTATAGCTGAAAATAATGTTGAAGTTATAGGCAACTTGCTACGGAAACATTTGAACAAGTTGATAAACTGGAGGTATAATTTTCGGAATATAATTGATTTTCTAAACTTTGCTCAAGCCTCGATGTTGGAGACAAAGATCTGGAATAACAACCTTGAGCTATTTCAATTATTGTTTGAGAAATATTATGAGCTAAGAGACTCCGAGGATAATTGGAATCAGTATGGGGATTATGAGGAGCTTCTAGAGGATGAAAATGAGGGGCTGACAAACAATGAAAGCCCTCAAAAGAGTGGCAGGCGGAAAAAACGTGAAAACAGATTAAATGCCAAGATTTCTCCCTCTGTTTTACTCGCATTTTTGAATCCACTATGGGAGtcaattgaaaaggagGGGAATGAAGGCAAGGTAAGTAGTTTCCACGAACAGCTATGTAATGACcatcaatttgattttatcaagaGGCATAAAGCTTTCCCGGCTAAGCTATCGTTTAAAGTTGGAGAAGTGAAGAGACTAGTAGAAGGTGTCAAATCCGCATTGAGGGATCATGTTTGTGAGTTGGATTTAGATTACCAATCGTTCAGGGAAATTTGTGTTGTCAAGGACGACATGATAGAAAAGATACACGATGCATTTGAACCAACTATCCGAGAAAACTGTCTACGTAACCTCGATGATTGTGGAGAGATACTGTTCAATGCCAGCCATTGGGACATGAGAGACGAAGGAATGAACGAAGACCAGCTGCAAATGAAGAGATTAGACGTTGAGATGTTCCACATTGTCGAGCCTATATTGTGCGAGATGTATAggattttcaaagagaCTGGTGTGAGTTCTAACATTTACGATTTCTACCAAGTATTTAAGAATAGTATAATCCGGAGGAAGGAAATGATTTCGATTATGAAGGAGAAGTTAGCCAAATACGAGGGGAAGTTTGACGATGAGGAGTATGAGAAAATGCTCAGGGTTATGGATACACTTGAGGTGGAGGCTGAACTTGGTGTTGATGAGGAATGGGATAAGGTAACGTTGGCGTGGTTTTTGAAGAGTCTTTCTGAATTCCAAATGTTGGGTTTATTAAGAGAAGGCAACAGTAAAAGCCAAACGATTGAGAAAGTTATTTGGAGAGGAATATAG